The proteins below come from a single Lactobacillus johnsonii genomic window:
- a CDS encoding PTS system mannose/fructose/N-acetylgalactosamine-transporter subunit IIB produces the protein MNIVGARIDGRLVHGQVANLWTPKLQADRIIVVDEEAAKSDIQKSGLRMATPLTTRLSVLPAKVAADHLIHDRYGNQRVFIVAKKPAAFLDLINLGLKLDTLNVGTMSQTDTTKQVTKQINVEEKDVEDFKKIADKGVKIIAQLTPSDDSHDFMKLMNEKIK, from the coding sequence ATGAATATTGTGGGAGCTAGAATTGATGGACGACTTGTCCATGGTCAAGTAGCTAATCTTTGGACACCAAAACTTCAAGCTGATCGTATTATTGTTGTTGATGAAGAAGCAGCAAAAAGCGACATTCAAAAAAGTGGGTTAAGAATGGCTACACCTCTTACTACTCGTCTTAGTGTTTTACCAGCAAAGGTTGCAGCCGATCACTTAATTCATGATCGTTATGGTAATCAGCGAGTATTTATTGTCGCTAAAAAACCAGCAGCCTTCTTAGATTTAATTAACTTGGGTCTTAAACTTGATACCTTGAATGTAGGTACCATGTCTCAAACTGATACTACTAAGCAAGTGACTAAGCAGATCAATGTTGAGGAAAAAGACGTTGAAGACTTTAAAAAAATAGCAGATAAGGGTGTGAAAATCATAGCTCAGTTAACTCCAAGCGATGATTCTCATGACTTTATGAAATTAATGAACGAAAAGATTAAATAG
- a CDS encoding PTS sugar transporter subunit IIA: MFLKSVLYNETRNFCLGKAEPTTNTKKSLFDPQAVFVTDLTDRNEIFKTVSQKLYDLGYVKEDFLGDIIEREDKYPTGISMRPLSRELPDVAVPHTEGDYVSAQLIVPIALRNSATFNNMVNPSEALEVKFLFLILNNDPDMHSTILAKIMDFLAGTSVDDLNELFNSDSNEEIYDFLENNFEIEK, encoded by the coding sequence GTGTTTTTGAAATCGGTTTTATATAATGAAACTAGAAATTTTTGCTTAGGAAAGGCGGAACCTACTACGAATACTAAAAAAAGTCTTTTCGATCCGCAAGCTGTCTTTGTAACAGACTTAACTGATCGAAACGAGATATTCAAGACCGTTTCTCAAAAATTATATGACTTAGGCTATGTTAAAGAAGATTTTTTAGGCGATATTATTGAACGTGAAGATAAGTATCCAACTGGAATTTCAATGAGACCTTTATCTAGAGAACTTCCAGATGTTGCAGTTCCTCATACTGAAGGGGATTATGTTAGCGCACAATTAATTGTACCGATTGCTCTTAGAAATTCAGCAACTTTTAATAATATGGTTAATCCAAGCGAAGCATTGGAAGTTAAGTTCTTATTTTTGATTTTGAATAATGATCCAGATATGCATTCAACTATTTTGGCTAAAATTATGGACTTTCTAGCTGGAACTTCAGTTGATGATTTAAATGAATTATTTAATTCAGATTCAAATGAAGAAATTTATGATTTTTTAGAGAATAATTTTGAAATTGAAAAATAA
- a CDS encoding GntR family transcriptional regulator, protein MDIPKYLQIENELKQEIISGKFKYGDKFYSEAQLKDKFNVSSITVIRAVKDLVKAGYLVRHQGKGTFISRSRKDKLVRLSDNEVFSNKQEEDTVKVLKLQEEKQSEILKKLGLPKYDSYYYIERLRLIGDTPFMVHRSFIPAKFINRNLAKDPNNYHSIYETLQSDKQLYLFDEPFTETDTIVKADSEISKQLKIAKDYPVVRQVKKTILSTTGEVVELVIGYKRCDYFSLSFSSTDYPEV, encoded by the coding sequence ATGGATATTCCAAAATATTTACAAATTGAAAACGAGCTAAAGCAAGAAATTATCTCTGGCAAATTTAAATATGGAGATAAATTTTATAGTGAAGCTCAATTAAAAGATAAGTTTAATGTTTCTTCAATTACTGTTATCCGAGCTGTGAAAGATCTTGTCAAGGCAGGATATTTAGTTCGTCATCAAGGAAAAGGCACTTTTATTTCACGATCAAGAAAAGATAAATTAGTTCGTCTTAGTGATAATGAAGTCTTCTCAAACAAACAAGAAGAAGATACAGTTAAAGTTTTGAAACTCCAAGAGGAAAAGCAGAGCGAAATCTTAAAAAAACTCGGCTTACCCAAATATGATAGTTACTACTATATTGAACGTTTACGTTTAATTGGTGACACACCATTTATGGTGCACCGTTCATTTATACCAGCTAAATTTATTAATCGAAATTTAGCTAAAGATCCGAATAATTATCATAGTATCTATGAAACCTTGCAAAGCGATAAGCAATTGTATCTATTTGATGAGCCCTTTACTGAAACAGACACAATTGTAAAAGCTGATAGCGAAATTAGTAAGCAACTAAAAATAGCTAAAGATTATCCCGTTGTACGACAAGTCAAAAAAACTATTTTATCTACTACAGGTGAAGTAGTTGAACTAGTTATTGGCTATAAACGGTGTGATTACTTTTCACTTTCATTTTCAAGTACTGATTATCCGGAAGTTTAA
- a CDS encoding universal stress protein: protein MVEDYDNILVPVDGSETAERAFDKAVKIALDNNAHLDVLNVIDTRQFMGEMQDTLISGDTIYQMTQDSEEYLKSLKEWAKEHFNFTDVSYHIRYGSPKRIIAVDFIKDHHNDLIIMGATGMNAVERMLMGSVTAYVNQHALSDVLIVKTDLDNNKVAKPKKKYF from the coding sequence ATGGTAGAAGATTATGACAACATTTTAGTTCCTGTTGATGGTTCTGAAACTGCAGAGCGTGCGTTTGATAAAGCAGTAAAGATTGCTCTTGATAACAATGCTCATCTGGATGTATTGAATGTTATTGATACTCGTCAATTTATGGGGGAAATGCAGGATACTTTGATTTCTGGGGATACCATTTATCAAATGACGCAGGATTCCGAAGAGTATTTAAAGAGTCTAAAAGAATGGGCTAAGGAACACTTTAATTTTACTGATGTTTCTTACCATATTCGTTATGGCTCCCCTAAGAGAATTATTGCTGTTGATTTTATTAAAGATCACCACAACGATTTAATTATTATGGGTGCAACTGGTATGAACGCAGTTGAAAGAATGTTAATGGGTAGTGTTACTGCTTATGTTAACCAACATGCTTTATCAGATGTGTTAATTGTTAAGACTGATCTTGATAATAACAAGGTTGCAAAACCTAAGAAAAAGTACTTTTAA
- the nagA gene encoding N-acetylglucosamine-6-phosphate deacetylase, translating into MSYYIHAGKFFLENRTEKGGYLEVQDDGNFGLYYREDEKPSHGLIKEYGDQWIAPGYVDTHIHGLLDEDTMKSDWEGIDKISNGLLQAGVTSWLPTTITASDKELTETCEKFAAHKGEETGAKIQGLHFEGPFFTPKHGGAENPKYMTDPSIMLLKKWRKASDDMLIKISMAPERKNARQFVRETVKMGLVVALGHSDSNFEDAIGCVEAGASVFTHTFNGMNSLSQHSPNIIGAAFSSRLTTDELICDGHHVEEPAVRALVNARGPEHIALITDCMQAGLMPDGDYVLGELPVYVKDGMARLKETNNLAGSILLLKDAVKNVVDWNVATPEDAVMMASYVPAKSCNLLDKCGVIKPDHPADFVVLNHDMTVSETYLNGESRYKA; encoded by the coding sequence ATGTCATATTACATCCATGCGGGAAAATTCTTTTTAGAAAATAGAACTGAAAAGGGAGGTTATCTTGAGGTTCAAGATGATGGTAACTTTGGTCTATATTATCGAGAAGATGAAAAGCCGAGTCATGGCTTAATTAAAGAATATGGCGATCAATGGATTGCCCCTGGTTATGTAGATACACATATTCATGGTTTGCTTGATGAAGATACGATGAAGAGTGACTGGGAAGGCATTGACAAGATCTCAAATGGCTTATTACAAGCAGGTGTAACTAGCTGGTTACCAACAACTATTACTGCTAGTGACAAAGAATTAACAGAAACTTGTGAAAAGTTTGCTGCACATAAGGGTGAAGAAACTGGTGCTAAAATTCAAGGTTTGCATTTTGAAGGACCTTTCTTTACTCCAAAGCATGGTGGAGCAGAAAATCCAAAGTACATGACTGATCCATCAATTATGCTTTTGAAAAAATGGCGTAAAGCTTCAGATGACATGCTAATTAAGATTTCAATGGCACCTGAAAGAAAAAATGCTCGTCAGTTTGTACGTGAGACAGTAAAAATGGGCTTGGTCGTTGCCTTAGGTCACTCAGATTCTAATTTTGAAGACGCTATTGGGTGTGTTGAAGCTGGTGCTAGCGTATTTACTCATACATTCAACGGAATGAATAGTTTATCACAACACTCACCTAATATTATTGGTGCTGCTTTTTCTTCACGTTTAACAACAGATGAATTAATCTGCGATGGTCACCATGTTGAAGAACCAGCTGTTCGTGCTTTGGTAAATGCACGTGGACCAGAACATATTGCCTTGATTACAGATTGTATGCAAGCAGGTTTAATGCCAGATGGGGACTATGTTTTAGGTGAATTGCCAGTTTATGTTAAGGATGGAATGGCACGTCTAAAAGAAACTAATAATTTGGCAGGTAGTATTTTGCTCTTAAAGGATGCAGTTAAGAATGTAGTTGATTGGAATGTTGCAACACCTGAAGATGCAGTTATGATGGCGAGTTATGTGCCAGCTAAGAGTTGTAATTTACTTGATAAGTGTGGAGTGATTAAGCCAGATCACCCAGCTGATTTTGTTGTATTAAACCATGATATGACTGTAAGTGAAACTTATTTAAATGGTGAATCACGTTACAAAGCTTAA
- a CDS encoding phosphate/phosphite/phosphonate ABC transporter substrate-binding protein, with product MKKFKKVLVGLFAILLAVVATACSNKSNSSKDGYTPKSLTIQFVPSQAANKLEARAKPLEKMLSKKLGIPVHVSMSTDYNTVVEAMKSKKVDVGFLPPDGYVLAHKQGAADVLLQSQRYGVKQPGGKATNKLVDYYRAEILVKKGSKIKSWKDLKGKSISVQNPTSSAGYVFPIAELGEKGLDVPKDCKLVTVTGQDQAVLNVLNGDTDAAFVFEDARNTVKKDNPKIMDQVVPIYFTKPIPNDTISVRSDMSKSFQKKLAKAFIEVGESKEGKKIIESIYSHEGYTKSKDSNFDIVRKYDKIIAKDKK from the coding sequence ATGAAAAAGTTCAAAAAAGTCTTAGTAGGCCTTTTTGCAATTTTACTTGCTGTTGTTGCAACTGCTTGTTCTAACAAATCAAACAGTTCAAAGGATGGTTATACACCAAAATCATTAACTATCCAATTTGTACCTAGTCAAGCTGCTAATAAGCTTGAAGCTCGTGCTAAGCCTTTAGAAAAAATGCTTTCTAAAAAGCTTGGAATCCCAGTTCATGTTTCAATGTCAACTGATTACAACACAGTTGTTGAAGCTATGAAATCTAAAAAAGTTGATGTTGGTTTCTTACCACCTGATGGTTATGTATTAGCTCATAAACAAGGAGCTGCTGACGTTTTACTCCAATCTCAACGTTACGGCGTTAAGCAACCTGGTGGTAAGGCAACTAATAAATTAGTTGATTACTATAGAGCAGAAATTCTTGTTAAGAAGGGTTCTAAAATTAAATCTTGGAAGGATCTAAAAGGCAAGAGTATTTCAGTTCAAAACCCAACTTCTTCAGCAGGTTATGTTTTCCCAATTGCTGAACTTGGAGAAAAAGGTTTGGATGTGCCAAAGGATTGTAAGTTAGTTACTGTTACTGGCCAAGACCAAGCAGTTTTGAATGTATTAAATGGTGATACTGACGCAGCATTTGTGTTTGAAGATGCTCGTAACACTGTTAAAAAAGACAATCCTAAGATTATGGACCAAGTTGTCCCAATTTACTTCACTAAGCCAATTCCTAACGATACTATTTCTGTTAGAAGTGATATGTCTAAGTCCTTCCAAAAGAAACTTGCAAAGGCATTTATTGAAGTTGGTGAATCTAAAGAAGGTAAGAAGATTATCGAATCAATTTATAGTCACGAAGGCTACACTAAGTCTAAGGACAGCAACTTCGATATTGTTCGTAAGTATGACAAGATTATTGCCAAGGACAAGAAATAG
- a CDS encoding nucleoside 2-deoxyribosyltransferase, which produces MTKQKTVYFGAGWFTETQNKAYKDAMSALNANPTIDLENSYVPLQNQYKDIRVDEHPEYLHDKEWAQATYNGDLVGIKTSDVMLGVYVPKEEDVGLGMELGYAMSQGKYVLLVIPDELYGESINLMSWGVADNVIKMSELATFDFNRPRYNFYDGAVY; this is translated from the coding sequence ATGACAAAACAAAAAACAGTTTATTTTGGTGCTGGTTGGTTTACTGAAACTCAAAACAAGGCTTACAAAGATGCAATGAGCGCTCTCAATGCTAATCCTACTATTGATTTAGAAAACAGCTATGTTCCTCTTCAAAATCAATATAAAGATATTCGTGTTGACGAACATCCCGAATACTTACATGATAAAGAATGGGCACAAGCAACTTATAATGGTGACTTAGTTGGTATTAAAACTAGTGACGTTATGCTTGGCGTTTATGTTCCTAAAGAAGAAGACGTTGGTTTAGGGATGGAATTAGGTTACGCTATGTCTCAAGGAAAGTATGTTTTACTTGTAATTCCTGATGAATTATATGGTGAATCAATCAATTTAATGAGTTGGGGCGTTGCTGACAACGTAATTAAAATGAGTGAATTAGCTACATTTGATTTCAACCGTCCAAGATACAACTTCTATGATGGTGCTGTATATTAA
- a CDS encoding zinc ribbon domain-containing protein, with protein MRKFCSKCGAPLKPDDQFCSICGTPVDGNSKHELEKINSIKQRPQVKRSEIRNSKRNFKTRNIIIGVVIAIVVLVAGGWAIYQHGRSSAESKIIGGNGRLTTAEIKKMPNKQLAAWAILYADKKYGKKWGEAADELRSGHLTIKSYSSHKFGDYEISATNGSTLYAVNNQVGYLISKDKKEITYVGNKSNYSNRDVLEQIYPVVKSENTEENVSNWNNNLTIVKGKDRTASSSTKKFTTEEKKDTKATKLWSDEQRDRLISYMDEFGDKMHQPYSHYTGSGSITTAAGQEYQSFLSEGKFKLSSGDKDSRDPEDMDSINLKWNPDVTDKDNDSNTYNVVAIFNYNGKSAEQHITYLFCFYHGEPVALVDQTTNGEYTVVHATANHDLTSNFEEIANND; from the coding sequence ATGAGAAAATTTTGTTCAAAATGTGGAGCACCCTTAAAACCTGATGATCAATTTTGCTCAATATGTGGTACTCCTGTTGATGGTAACAGTAAACACGAACTGGAAAAAATAAATTCTATTAAGCAAAGACCACAAGTCAAAAGAAGTGAAATTCGTAATTCTAAGAGAAATTTCAAAACAAGAAATATTATTATCGGAGTAGTTATCGCTATTGTAGTGCTTGTTGCTGGAGGGTGGGCAATTTATCAACATGGCCGCTCTTCAGCAGAAAGCAAAATAATTGGTGGTAATGGCAGACTAACTACTGCTGAAATAAAAAAGATGCCAAATAAACAACTAGCTGCTTGGGCAATTCTCTACGCAGATAAAAAATATGGTAAAAAATGGGGAGAAGCAGCAGATGAATTAAGAAGTGGACATTTAACAATTAAGAGTTACTCAAGCCATAAATTTGGCGACTACGAAATTAGTGCTACAAATGGTAGTACTTTGTATGCTGTAAATAACCAAGTAGGATATCTTATTTCTAAAGATAAAAAAGAGATAACTTATGTCGGAAATAAGTCGAATTATAGTAATAGAGATGTTTTAGAACAAATTTATCCAGTAGTTAAATCTGAAAATACTGAAGAGAATGTAAGTAATTGGAATAATAATTTAACAATTGTTAAGGGAAAAGATCGTACTGCCTCTTCAAGTACAAAAAAATTTACGACTGAAGAAAAGAAAGACACTAAGGCAACTAAATTATGGTCGGATGAGCAGAGAGACAGGTTAATTAGTTATATGGATGAATTTGGTGATAAAATGCACCAACCATATTCGCATTATACTGGTAGCGGAAGTATAACAACTGCAGCTGGTCAAGAATACCAGAGTTTTCTATCAGAAGGAAAATTCAAATTGAGTTCAGGTGATAAGGATAGTCGTGATCCTGAAGATATGGATAGTATTAACCTCAAGTGGAATCCAGATGTTACTGATAAAGACAATGATAGTAATACATACAATGTAGTTGCAATCTTTAACTATAATGGAAAAAGTGCTGAACAGCACATTACTTATCTTTTTTGCTTTTACCATGGAGAACCAGTAGCTCTTGTTGATCAAACAACTAATGGAGAATACACCGTGGTTCATGCAACTGCCAACCATGACTTAACTTCTAACTTTGAAGAAATTGCTAATAATGATTAG
- a CDS encoding PTS mannose/fructose/sorbose/N-acetylgalactosamine transporter subunit IIC, with protein sequence MAWWQILLLTLYAGYEILDELQIYSSLNTPVGAGLIAGLIMGDLKTGLIIGGAMQLTVLGVGTFGGASKIDATTGTVLATAFSVSIKGMSPQVAISSIAVPVAAIMVQLDVLARFANTYFAHRIDHLIEENNYKGIERNFLYGAIPWALSRAIPVFIALAFGRGLVQTIANSLNGNLKWLGTGLTVAGAVLPAVGFAILLRYLPVKKHIAYLIMGFTFTTLFSVLFTSIQTLGTGIQAANKSFTATFNGLPMLAMALIGLAFAILHYKDEISGKGGSGKGGTKEATTTTESTNVASEGEITDDEL encoded by the coding sequence ATGGCTTGGTGGCAAATATTACTACTTACCCTCTATGCTGGATATGAAATTCTTGATGAATTACAAATTTATTCATCATTGAATACACCAGTTGGAGCTGGCTTGATTGCTGGTTTAATCATGGGTGACTTAAAAACCGGTTTAATTATTGGTGGTGCCATGCAACTTACAGTTTTAGGTGTTGGTACTTTCGGTGGTGCTTCTAAGATTGATGCAACTACTGGTACAGTTTTAGCAACAGCATTTTCTGTAAGTATTAAAGGAATGAGCCCACAAGTAGCTATTTCTTCAATTGCGGTTCCTGTAGCTGCAATCATGGTTCAATTGGACGTTTTGGCAAGATTTGCTAACACTTATTTTGCTCACAGAATTGATCACTTAATTGAAGAAAACAATTATAAGGGAATCGAGAGAAACTTCCTTTACGGTGCGATTCCATGGGCTTTATCTCGTGCAATCCCTGTCTTTATCGCTTTAGCATTTGGACGCGGCTTGGTTCAAACAATTGCTAACTCATTGAATGGAAACTTAAAGTGGTTAGGTACTGGTTTAACAGTAGCCGGTGCTGTCCTTCCTGCAGTTGGTTTTGCTATTTTGCTTCGTTACTTACCAGTTAAGAAGCACATCGCTTACTTAATTATGGGATTCACATTTACTACTTTATTCTCAGTTTTATTTACAAGCATTCAAACCTTAGGTACAGGTATTCAAGCAGCAAATAAATCATTTACTGCAACTTTCAATGGCCTACCAATGCTTGCAATGGCTTTGATTGGATTAGCATTCGCAATCTTACACTACAAGGATGAAATTAGTGGCAAAGGTGGTAGTGGTAAAGGCGGAACAAAAGAAGCCACAACTACTACAGAATCCACTAATGTAGCTTCAGAGGGGGAAATCACCGATGATGAACTCTAA
- a CDS encoding PTS system mannose/fructose/sorbose family transporter subunit IID, giving the protein MMNSKPTYKLTDKDFNQINRRSLFGFQLGWNYERMQNTGYLFLILPQLRKIYGDNTPELQEMMKTHVQFFNTSNFFNTIITGIDLAIEENEGVEGKDTVTGLKVGLMGPFAAIGDSIFAALIPTIFGALAASMASQGNPVGVFIWIAAQIAICFFRWKQLRFAYDKGVTLVTDMRDRLNALTDAATVLGVFMVGALVATMVNVKFAWVPQIGKVTMDIQNNLDMIIPKLLPALIVGFVYWLLGKKKMTSTKAILIVLVLSVILGGVGVLAKI; this is encoded by the coding sequence ATGATGAACTCTAAACCAACTTATAAATTAACAGATAAAGACTTTAATCAAATTAACAGACGTTCTCTATTCGGTTTCCAACTAGGTTGGAACTATGAAAGAATGCAGAATACTGGATATTTATTCTTAATCTTGCCACAACTTCGTAAGATTTATGGTGATAATACTCCAGAATTACAAGAAATGATGAAGACGCATGTTCAGTTCTTTAACACTTCTAACTTCTTCAACACTATTATTACTGGTATTGACTTAGCTATTGAAGAAAATGAAGGTGTTGAAGGTAAAGATACTGTTACTGGTTTAAAGGTTGGATTAATGGGACCTTTTGCCGCAATTGGTGACTCAATCTTTGCTGCATTGATTCCAACAATCTTCGGTGCCTTGGCTGCTTCTATGGCTTCTCAAGGAAACCCAGTTGGTGTATTTATCTGGATTGCTGCTCAAATTGCTATCTGTTTCTTCAGATGGAAGCAACTACGGTTTGCTTATGATAAAGGAGTAACTCTTGTTACTGATATGAGAGACCGTTTGAATGCTTTAACTGATGCTGCTACAGTACTTGGTGTATTTATGGTTGGTGCTTTAGTAGCTACGATGGTTAACGTTAAGTTTGCTTGGGTACCACAAATTGGTAAAGTTACCATGGACATCCAAAACAACTTAGATATGATCATTCCTAAACTATTGCCTGCTTTGATTGTTGGCTTTGTTTACTGGTTACTTGGAAAGAAGAAGATGACTTCAACTAAGGCTATCTTAATTGTTTTAGTTCTTTCAGTTATTCTTGGCGGTGTTGGTGTTCTTGCTAAGATTTAG
- a CDS encoding PTS sugar transporter subunit IIA has translation MTKELVLISHGKMAEEVKKSAELIMGPQEHIHVVCLLPEEGPEDFEKKFQATINGIPEEDLTVFADLMGGTPANTVSRLIMSGQDIHLIAGMNLAMVIDWLNSQMIGNDADSVAAGKAGIVDINQMLASIKK, from the coding sequence ATGACAAAAGAATTAGTGCTAATCAGTCATGGTAAGATGGCTGAAGAAGTTAAAAAAAGTGCAGAATTGATTATGGGTCCTCAAGAACATATTCATGTAGTATGTTTACTTCCAGAAGAAGGACCAGAAGATTTTGAAAAGAAGTTTCAAGCTACCATTAACGGCATTCCGGAAGAAGATTTAACAGTATTTGCTGATTTAATGGGTGGCACACCAGCTAACACAGTTAGTCGCTTGATTATGAGTGGTCAAGATATTCACCTAATTGCAGGGATGAATCTGGCAATGGTAATTGATTGGCTCAATAGTCAAATGATTGGTAATGATGCAGATTCTGTGGCTGCTGGTAAAGCAGGGATTGTAGATATTAATCAAATGCTTGCTAGCATTAAGAAATAA
- a CDS encoding SIS domain-containing protein, translating to MFTKTDAELKQMGADITTREIQQQPSLWKETFKIYKEKKTEIDNFLTKITKKFDKVKVIFTGAGTSAYVGNTVMPYLRKHGDRTKYDFEAIDTTKIVSTPEDYLEEDTPTILVSFARSGNSPESVATVELAKQLVTNLYQIAITCAPEGHLAQDLKDDPNGLVLLMPAKSLDQGFAMTGSFSCMSLATLLVFDTRSDAEKEAIVNEIAEMGQSVIDREDEIQKLVDINFDRITYIGSGALGGLAEEARLKILELTAGKIAALFDTSMGLRHGPKSFLDKKTIVFDFVSNNTYTRKYDLDILDEIKADQIVPLVMGVGQLKKGQDFEGKFFAFAGKEVPDAYLALPDIMFGQTIALLTSIKVGNTPDTPSPTGTVNRVVKGVTIHKFIK from the coding sequence ATGTTTACTAAAACCGACGCAGAACTAAAACAGATGGGTGCAGATATTACTACTAGAGAAATTCAACAACAGCCTTCTTTATGGAAAGAAACTTTTAAGATATACAAAGAAAAGAAAACAGAAATCGATAATTTTTTAACTAAAATTACTAAAAAATTCGATAAGGTAAAAGTGATTTTTACTGGTGCAGGAACTAGTGCTTATGTGGGTAATACAGTAATGCCTTATTTGAGAAAGCATGGCGACCGTACCAAGTATGACTTTGAAGCAATTGATACAACTAAAATTGTTTCAACACCAGAAGATTATCTTGAAGAGGATACACCAACAATTTTGGTTTCTTTTGCTCGTAGCGGTAATTCTCCTGAGTCAGTTGCAACTGTTGAGCTTGCTAAGCAATTAGTTACTAATTTATATCAAATTGCTATTACCTGTGCTCCAGAAGGACATCTGGCTCAAGACTTAAAGGATGATCCAAATGGCTTAGTTCTTTTAATGCCTGCTAAGTCATTAGACCAAGGTTTTGCAATGACTGGTTCGTTTTCATGCATGAGTTTAGCCACTTTATTAGTTTTTGACACTAGAAGTGATGCTGAAAAAGAAGCAATTGTTAATGAAATTGCTGAAATGGGCCAAAGTGTAATTGACCGTGAAGATGAAATTCAAAAACTAGTTGATATTAATTTTGATCGAATTACTTATATAGGTAGTGGTGCTTTAGGTGGATTAGCTGAAGAAGCACGACTTAAAATTTTGGAATTAACCGCCGGAAAAATAGCAGCCTTATTTGATACTTCGATGGGATTGAGACATGGTCCTAAGTCATTTTTAGATAAGAAGACGATTGTTTTTGACTTTGTTTCTAACAATACTTATACGAGAAAATATGATTTGGATATTTTGGATGAGATTAAGGCTGATCAAATTGTTCCATTAGTAATGGGAGTAGGTCAGCTTAAAAAGGGGCAAGACTTTGAGGGAAAATTCTTTGCCTTTGCTGGAAAAGAAGTGCCTGATGCATATTTAGCCTTACCAGATATTATGTTTGGACAAACAATTGCATTACTTACTTCAATCAAAGTAGGAAACACTCCAGATACTCCGTCCCCAACAGGCACTGTTAACCGTGTTGTTAAAGGAGTAACAATTCACAAATTCATCAAATAA
- a CDS encoding tyrosine-protein phosphatase has translation MSENYETKLIGIQNGRNFRELGGYKTVSGQTIKYNKLLRTGNLADLSSSDLELLQKHGVKYDVDFRTEKEKNDHPDRVPEGAKYVFDPVFSDDLTNASKGIFALEENAEKDPEFGFKHMFFAYEDMINGQTAQKAYRKFFDLLLTNDKDKNALLFHCTAGKDRTGFGALLILSALGVPFTTIKYDYTLTNITTKSFVDAMLKQAAADGSSKRVLQSIKDIQSVYPEYLDHAVHVLNQQYGGINEYLRSTMKLSSSDIMDLRRIYLED, from the coding sequence ATGAGCGAAAATTATGAGACGAAATTAATTGGCATCCAAAATGGTCGCAATTTCCGCGAACTTGGAGGCTATAAGACTGTATCCGGTCAAACAATTAAATATAATAAATTACTTAGAACTGGTAATTTAGCTGATCTTTCTTCATCAGACTTAGAATTATTGCAAAAGCATGGCGTTAAGTATGACGTTGACTTTAGAACAGAAAAAGAAAAAAATGATCATCCTGATCGTGTTCCAGAAGGCGCTAAATATGTTTTTGATCCAGTTTTTAGTGATGATTTAACTAATGCATCTAAGGGGATCTTTGCTTTAGAAGAGAATGCCGAAAAAGATCCTGAATTTGGCTTTAAGCATATGTTCTTTGCCTATGAAGACATGATCAATGGACAGACTGCTCAAAAAGCTTACCGTAAATTCTTTGACCTTTTGCTTACAAATGATAAAGACAAGAATGCTCTTCTTTTCCACTGTACTGCCGGAAAAGATCGGACAGGATTTGGAGCTTTATTGATCTTATCAGCATTAGGTGTACCTTTTACTACTATCAAATATGACTATACTCTAACCAATATCACAACAAAAAGTTTTGTTGATGCCATGCTTAAGCAAGCAGCCGCTGACGGTTCTAGCAAGCGTGTATTGCAGTCTATTAAAGATATTCAGTCAGTCTATCCAGAATACTTAGACCATGCTGTACACGTCCTAAACCAGCAATACGGTGGCATCAACGAATACCTTCGTTCTACCATGAAGCTCTCAAGCAGTGATATCATGGATCTTAGGAGAATCTATCTTGAGGATTAA